Proteins encoded in a region of the Megalops cyprinoides isolate fMegCyp1 chromosome 3, fMegCyp1.pri, whole genome shotgun sequence genome:
- the LOC118774774 gene encoding mitochondrial 2-oxoglutarate/malate carrier protein: MAAAANAPKPKTSPKSIKFLFGGLAGMGATVFVQPLDLVKNRMQLSGQGSKAREYKTSLHAVASILRNEGVRGIYTGLSAGLLRQATYTTTRLGIYTVLFERMTKADGTPPNFFMKALIGMTAGAVGAFVGTPAEVALIRMTADGRLPPDQRRGYTNVFNALIRITREEGILTLWRGCIPTMARAVVVNAAQLASYSQSKQALLDTGYFNDDILCHFCASMISGLVTTAASMPVDIVKTRIQNMRMIDGKPEYKNGLDVLVKVIRSEGFFSLWKGFTPYYARLGPHTVLTFIFLEQMNKFYKIYFLDS, encoded by the exons GATGGGCGCGACCGTGTTCGTGCAGCCGCTGGACCTGGTGAAGAACCGCATGCAGCTGAGTGGTCAGGGTTCGAAGGCGCGAGAGTACAAGACCAGCCTGCACGCCGTGGCCAGCATCCTGCGCAACGAGGGCGTCCGTGGCATCTACACCGG tctgtctgCAGGGTTGCTGAGGCAGGCCACCTACACCACCACTCGTTTGGGGATCTACACAGTGCTGTTTGAGCGCATGACTAAAGCAGACGGGACGCCCCCCAACTTTTTCATGAAGGCGCTTATCGGCATGACAGCGGGGGCCGTCGGGGCCTTTGTGGGGACCCCTGCTGAGGTGGCACTAATCCGTATGACTGCCGATGGCCG CTTACCCCCAGATCAGAGGAGGGGGTACACCAATGTGTTTAACGCCCTGATCCGGATCACCCGCGAGGAGGGGATCCTCACGCTCTGGAGG GGCTGTATTCCCACCATGGCCAGGGCTGTAGTGGTAAACGCTGCCCAGCTGGCCTCCTACTCCCAGTCCAAACAGGCTCTTCTGGACACAG gatATTTCAATGATGACATTTTGTGCCACTTCTGTGCCAGTATGATCAGTGGCCTTGTCACCACTGCTGCGTCGATGCCAGTCGACATTGTCAAAACCAG GATTCAGAACATGAGAATGATTGATGGAAAGCCGGAATACAAGAATGGACTG gacgTCCTGGTCAAGGTGATTAGGAGTGAGGGCTTCTTCAGCCTGTGGAAGGGCTTCACACCCTACTATGCTCGGCTGGGCCCGCACACTGTGCTCACCTTCATCTTCCTGGAGCAGATGAACAAGTTCTACAAGATATACTTCCTTGACTCATAG